Proteins from one Hemibagrus wyckioides isolate EC202008001 linkage group LG16, SWU_Hwy_1.0, whole genome shotgun sequence genomic window:
- the LOC131366626 gene encoding uncharacterized protein LOC131366626, whose translation MVSFHSFDYEQYQWTRLPQGFQNSPTIYHQAVRRDLCDPECPVNQSIMIQYVDDILIASTDHEVHQTELAALLDYLHKKGHKCSFHKAQIAKNQVTFLGQTIGTGCRSITQDDLFKGQIKDSDTVCMEEIHIKAFSALKRALCQAPALGIAQSDRPFVLYVHERFMTACLMQDHGGSLRPIHYYSGKLDIVAQGMGPCLRAVQAVHLALQASSGTVLGQTVNVRCPHAVSALMNQAKVTSVTSSRWGNWLTTLTALNIVLQRASVTNPSSCMMSAMTEVVLEDEGEMTHDCVTLTYAPTSEVAETPIENAELELFVDGSAQVIEGNKRAGYAVTSITEVVASGRLPDHFSAQAAELVALTRACTLASASVANIYTDSRYAFGVIHDFRIIWQSRQFLTSAGSPIKHAGLVKDLMFAMKLPKKLAVIKVKAHLTTNTMEAKGNALADVAAKQACSYATVQVCSGSTAQKIILPPESIIDLYKLICFDMKHGHG comes from the coding sequence ATGGTTAGCTTTCACAGCTTTGACTATGAGCAATACCAGTGGACACGGTTGCCACAGGGATTTCAAAATTCTCCGACCATATACCATCAGGCTGTCAGACGTGATTTGTGTGACCCAGAATGTCCAGTCAACCAGTCCATTATGATTCAATATGTTGATGATATTTTGATTGCCTCAACAGATCATGAGGTACATCAAACTGAATTGGCAGCATTGTTAGACTATTTGCATAAAAAAGGACACAAATGCAGCTTTCACAaagctcaaattgctaaaaacCAAGTCACGTTTCTGGGTCAAACAATTGGTACAGGATGTAGATCCATTACACAGGATGACTTGTTTAAAGGCCAGATTAAAGATTCTGATACTGTTTGTATGGAAGAAATCCATATCAAAGCTTTCAGTGCTTTGAAGAGAGCACTATGTCAAGCACCAGCATTAGGAATTGCACAATCTGATAGGCCCTTTGTGCTTTATGTTCATGAACGCTTTATGACTGCATGTCTAATGCAAGATCATGGGGGCAGTTTACGCCCAATTCATTACTATTCTGGTAAACTTGACATAGTCGCTCAAGGTATGGGCCCATGTCTTAGAGCCGTGCAGGCAGTTCATCTAGCGCTACAGGCTTCATCAGGAACGGTGTTAGGACAGACTGTAAATGTAAGATGCCCTCATGCAGTGTCCGCATTAATGAATCAAGCAAAAGTCACTTCTGTCACCTCCTCTCGTTGGGGTAATTGGTTAACGACCCTCACAGCCCTGAACATTGTTTTACAGCGTGCGTCAGTCACAAACCCATCCTCATGTATGATGTCTGCAATGACTGAAGTTGTGTTAGAGGATGAAGGAGAAATGACTCACGACTGTGTTACGCTTACATACGCACCTACGAGTGAAGTAGCAGAAACTCCCATAGAGAATGCAGAATTGGAGTTGTTTGTTGATGGTTCAGCTCAAGTCATTGAAGGCAACAAACGAGCAGGTTATGCAGTAACTTCCATCACTGAAGTGGTAGCTTCAGGTCGTCTTCCAGATCATTTTTCAGCTCAAGCTGCAGAACTAGTAGCCTTAACTAGAGCATGCACACTAGCTTCAGCATCGGTTGCAAATATCTACACTGATTCCAGGTATGCTTTTGGGGTAATTCATGATTTTCGTATAATTTGGCAAAGTAGACAGTTTCTAACTTCTGCTGGATCCCCCATTAAGCATGCTGGATTAGTGAAAGATCTAATGTTTGCCATGAAACTTCCAAAGAAATTAGCTGTGATCAAAGTGAAAGCACATCTCACAACTAATACTATGGAAGCTAAAGGTAATGCTCTTGCTGATGTAGCTGCTAAACAGGCTTGCTCCTATGCAACTGTACAAGTGTGTTCAGGTAGTACAGCACAGAAGATAATTCTGCCTCCTGAATCAATCATTGATCTGTACAAATTGATCTGCTTCGATATGAAACATGGACATGGTTAG